In Columba livia isolate bColLiv1 breed racing homer chromosome 16, bColLiv1.pat.W.v2, whole genome shotgun sequence, the DNA window TCCGTGTGGGGCGACGACACAGCCAAACCCAGCGCGGTGCGGGTACCCAGGGGCAGGCAGCGCAGCCCGCGAAGCGCCGGAGCCGCACGGGGCTGCTCGTGCACCCGCACGGGGCTGCTCGTGCACCCGCACAGACCCGCGGCGCCCCGAGCGGAGCTCCCGCGGCGCCGCCGGCCCGGCGAGCGGCAGGAAAAGGCTGCGGAGCCGCGGCCGCCAGGCGCGCTGGCCCGGAGCGGgtcccgccggccccgccctcTGCGGCCAGCGCTGAGTGGGACCCCAGAGCCAACGCGCAGCCCCGCGGCCCTGCCCGGGCGGAGCGTTCCTGCCCGGCTGTGGCCGCCGTGACCTGCTCCCGGAGACAGCTCCCCGGCTCACCGGAGGCAGGAGAAGGTGCCGAACAGCGCTCCggccgccatccccaccgcaaAGCCCATCATGAAGCCCATCTTCACTCTGTCGAAGCAGCTGGGCTGCGACTGCCCGTACGGGCCCACGGTCACCGGCATCTAGAAGAGAGAGCACAGAACGCGCACGAGTTACCGCTGCGTCCCACGCGCTCCCGCCACCGGACCCGCTGCCAGCGGGACCTGCGCGTCCGGAGCCGCCCGAGGGGCAGAG includes these proteins:
- the ROMO1 gene encoding reactive oxygen species modulator 1 isoform X2 gives rise to the protein MPVTVGPYGQSQPSCFDRVKMGFMMGFAVGMAAGALFGTFSCLRIGMRGRELMGGVGKTMMQSGGTFGTFMAIGMGIRC